The genomic stretch GACCACTCCGGCACCTCTCCGCGGGGGTCTGGTGGAGGAGCGTTTAAGGCTGAATGCGGCCCAGTGCAAGGGGGATTTTCAACTTCTTTTCAGAATGGCATTTTTTCATTGTTTTGGCACAGTTTTCGCCTAGATTTCACCTATGAGACAGATTGCAAAACGCTTTAATCACCTGGCGCTGGCCGCCGTTACCCTTGGTTTTTTGGCGCTCCACTTGGTGCCTGCGGCACAGGCCGCTGAACGGGGGAAGGTTGCGGCTTTTCTTGAGGTGACAGGGTTTGATGTCGCTCTGGACAGTATCGCGCTATCCGCCGGGGACGCGCCGCAGATGCTGGGGCTGTCCGCTGGGGACTTTGGCTCAAACTGGACGCGGCTGTCTCAGTCGGTGTTTGATCAGGACAAAATGCGCGAGCTGGCTCTCGATATTCTGACCGAGACCCTGGAGGATGAGGCCCTGAGCCATGCGGCCGCCTTTTATGCCAGTGACCTGGGCCAGCGCTTGGTGGTGGCTGAAAACGCCTCGCATCTGGTTGAAGAGGGGGAGGCCAAACAGATCGCCGGTCAGCGCATCATTGCGGATCTTGTTAAATCCGGCAGCACGCGTGTTGCGCTGTATCACCGGATGAGCAAGGCGATTGATGCGGCCGGGTCTGGGGTGAAGTCGATCCAGCAGATCCAATTCCGCTTTCTGATGGCCGCCAATGCTGCTGGCGTCATTGAGCTGCAATTGGATGGCGAAGGCCTGCGCGCGCTGCAGCGCGCACAGGAAGCGGAGATGCGCATTGCGCTGCGGGCCTCTAACCTTGCGGCCTCGGCCTATACCTATCAGGGTTTTAGCGAGGCGGAGGTGGAAGCCTATGTAAAGGCGCTGGAAACGCCTTTGATGCAGCAGGTCTATGAGCTGCTCAACGCGGTACAGTTTGAAATCACCGCCAACCGGTTTGAAGCTTTGGCTTTTCGTATGAAAGAGCTGGGCCAGGGGGAAGATATCTAGCCGCCAGCCCGGGTGTCTGGCGGGGTGTTGGCCGCGCGCCAAACCGTGATTTATCACCTTCGGTAGTGAGACTTGGCGACATCGACTGAGACACGGTTATAATGGGTTGACAGGGGCAGGTGTTTTCGGGCAAATGCGCCATCCCGGCTCGGATTCTCTGTGCCGGGTTCATTTTGCAATACGGCCCCCAACCGGGGCGCGCTGTTCGAGGTGGCCAAACGGCCAAAACGCCCAATAGGGGACCAAAGGACGCGGTTGATAAAGGAAACACGCATATGTTTGCGGTCCTCAAGACTGGCGGCAAGCAGTACAAAGTTCAAGCGGGCGATATCCTCCGCATTGAAAAATTGGCTGCTGATGCTGGCGAAACAATCCAGTTTGACGAAATCCTGATGCTCGGTGGCGATGCCCCCGTGGTTGGTGCTCCTTTGGTAGATGGCGCTGCTGTTAAGGCAGAAGTGATCGACCAGATCAAAGGCGAAAAGCTCATTCACTTTGTGAAGCGTCGTCGTAAGCACTCTTCCAAGCGCACCAAGGGCCACCGTCAGAAGCTGACCCTGATCAAGATCACCGAGATCCTGACCTCCGGCGCAACCAAAGCTGCCCCTAAGGCCGCCGCCAAAGCTGCGCCTGCTGCAGCCGGTTCTGACGATCTGACACAGCTGACTGGTGTTGGCCCTGCCGCCGCCAAAAAGCTGGTTGAAGCTGGTCTGACAAGCTTTGCCCAGATCGCAGCCTTGTCGGATGACGACATTGCTGGTATTGACGCGGTCAAAGTGAAACCCGAGTGGGTTGCACAGGCCAAAGATCTGGCTAAAGGCTAAGGAGAGACAGAATGGCACATAAAAAAGCTGGTGGTTCCTCCCGTAACGGCCGCGACTCAGCGGGTCGCCGCCTCGGCGTGAAACTCTATGGTGGCCAAGCGGCCATCGCAGGTAACATCATCATTCGTCAGCGCGGCACCAAGTTTTGGCCGGGTGAAGGCGTAGGTCTGGGCAAAGATCACACGATTTTTGCTGTGACTGACGGTGCTGTCACCTTCCACAAAGGCCTGAAAGGCCGCACCTTTGTATCGGTTCTCCCAGTGGCGGAGGCCGC from Phaeobacter sp. G2 encodes the following:
- a CDS encoding DUF2059 domain-containing protein, which gives rise to MRQIAKRFNHLALAAVTLGFLALHLVPAAQAAERGKVAAFLEVTGFDVALDSIALSAGDAPQMLGLSAGDFGSNWTRLSQSVFDQDKMRELALDILTETLEDEALSHAAAFYASDLGQRLVVAENASHLVEEGEAKQIAGQRIIADLVKSGSTRVALYHRMSKAIDAAGSGVKSIQQIQFRFLMAANAAGVIELQLDGEGLRALQRAQEAEMRIALRASNLAASAYTYQGFSEAEVEAYVKALETPLMQQVYELLNAVQFEITANRFEALAFRMKELGQGEDI
- the rplU gene encoding 50S ribosomal protein L21; protein product: MFAVLKTGGKQYKVQAGDILRIEKLAADAGETIQFDEILMLGGDAPVVGAPLVDGAAVKAEVIDQIKGEKLIHFVKRRRKHSSKRTKGHRQKLTLIKITEILTSGATKAAPKAAAKAAPAAAGSDDLTQLTGVGPAAAKKLVEAGLTSFAQIAALSDDDIAGIDAVKVKPEWVAQAKDLAKG
- the rpmA gene encoding 50S ribosomal protein L27: MAHKKAGGSSRNGRDSAGRRLGVKLYGGQAAIAGNIIIRQRGTKFWPGEGVGLGKDHTIFAVTDGAVTFHKGLKGRTFVSVLPVAEAAE